AAATAAACATGGTGGAGGGTACAGAGATTGGAATACTGCTGTTTTGATGCTACAGAGATTGGAATACTGCTATTTTTACTGTATACGAATTTCCTGTTGCCGTTTGGGCTATTTCGCATGTTTTATAGATGCTTGGAGGCTTTCCCAAGttggtggtactctttttccttgctgggttttttcccaatgggtttttctcagtaaggttttaacgaggctccTTCTTGGGAACATGTTAGAAGCCATCatgcgggttggtggtgggtttggtGCATTTTTAAGCACTTGGTTTGTCAGGAACCATTCTGTTTCAGATTGTACGTTACTCTTGCCTTGAGTTATTTTGGCTCAAGCATTTtcttaataatattcatttcgttttcaaaaaaaaaataaataaacataacagaatctagatgcatcatctatgaaagtgacaagatactttttatgtcctaatgatggagtagcatgcaaatcacataaatcactatgtatcaattcaagtatgacagatttccttgttatgcttttaaaaggttgcctagtgatctttgttaacatgcaagttttacacttttctacATTTCCATCAACAACAGGAATTAAATCATCTTTAgacatttcaagcattcttttatAATGTACATGTCCTAGACGAGCATGCCATAAAGAAGATTTAATAACATTCGAATTGGTCATAAATACAGAACCAGAATCATTAGGAACTCCATTCAAATTCATCATGAACATACCATTAttataatatccaaatcctacaaACACACCAGACTATGATAATACATATTTATCGGATTCATACACTTGTTTGTATCCAAGCTTATTCAATACAGGACCAGAAACTAAGTTCTTACGTAGTTTAGGAACATAcaaaacattaaacaaagtaATAGTTTTTCCAGAACTGAATTCTAACACCACGCTTCCTTTGCCTTCAACAGGATCAAAGTGATGATCTCCCATGTAGAGGACAGATCCATCTTCCACTGGAACAAAAGTCTTGAACCAGAAACGATCCTTGCAAACATGTGTTGTGGCGCCAGAATCAATCCACCACGCAATAGCATCATCCTGCACATAAAATGCTTCAGAAATTAATGAAACTGAATGTTTAATCAAAATATTCAAGTTATGAATTGATTTCTGACCTTGTTCTtgggattggtccttagaccccTTTCCCGAACCACTTGCATTTGCGTTATCATGCTTCTTTCCAGAACGACAATTCCTCTTGAAGTGGCCTGTCTTACCACACTTCCAGCATTCTAGTTTCGGTTTCTTGTTAGAACCGAAACTTCCTTTGTTGTTCTTGAAAGCACGcttctttcctttgtttttgttgttattgttcttACTACCCTCCTCGATCATATTAACCGAGGGACCAgcaacttcttttccttttcccttgtcacTCTCCTGCGCTCTTAGAGATTCTTCTATGCGCAAGTGACTTCCAAGTTGGACCAAAGACAGTTCGTCTTTTCCATGCTTCAAATTGTGTTTGAAATCCTTCCATGAAGGGGGCAACTTGTCTATGATACTTGAGACAGATATTGTTTCATCCATCTTCAATCCGTGCAGTGTGAATTGTCCAAGAATTCGTagaagttcattgtattgttccaTGACAGACCTTGATTCAACCATTTTGTAATTGTTGAAATCAGTCACCAAGAACTTCTTACTGGATGAGTCCTCTGCCATGTACTTGGCTTCAAGACAATCCCACAATTCCTTTGCAGATTCCACATTTTGATAAATATCGAATAAAGGATCAGACATACCATTAAGAATGTGTCCCCTGCATATGTAGTCGTCATTCTCCCACTTTGATCTACTTCTTATATTTTCAACAGTTTCTTCCTTCAGAAGTTCAGGAATCGGTGTAGACAGAACGTATACCACCTTCAATGTTGTCAACAAGAAATGCATCTTCTTCTGCCAACGCCTGaagtcttgtccttgaaacttgtccaatttcCCGAACTTAGTAGTCATCTCCTTGACAGCGCCTTCTCCAGCCATGATTATCAGaaaataatttgttcgtttgttagAAAACTGggtgtgataatcctggataaagtcaagaatcgtgagcgtccactttccgaacaaattatttcgaccctgtaattgcctgggttcacgaaatctttgttgggataatgcttgacaatcaatctgtttcttggcacaagagaacagataaagaaagtagagagaTGTTGTGTTGTTCGAATATCTGTTTCAGAATCCTGTTTCTGGTTTTCTGTGCTTTTTCCTTAGGCTGCGGGaccccagccaggggctccgccccttggaccccggttcgtattcgcggtcaattatgcgttggctcaccgagcgtgcactccgcactaacctgactcgattccgagcctaacgcgtaattgcatcagcctatagtagatcacattactactaaaatacattgatgattctaaaatcaccaacatatctatttgttgtttgttgtggagacctctcaTATACATTTGGGTCCCCGTTGTTGTTGATTCCACGTTTCAgtttgttcagtcctggacgtgagagGGTGTGTTAAAAGTCTCACATTTATGTTTGGCCTATTGGGCAGTATGTACTCTAAAATTTcattaatataattttgttCAGCCttcggaaaaaaaatattttacaacATTAATAAAACTGTAATTTAAATACTAAAAACATATATGGGAtgtggaatttttttataagcaaatgatagttgttagtaatgttagtaaattagtctctctTCAGGGTTTGAACCTTGGACCCTCAtgtcacccaacccttatgtctcttaactcttaccatttgagctaACTCACAGAGACGAGATGTGGAAGTTAACAAACACTGTAGCTCATAAGCAGATACAGGCAGTGGCCATAAACTAATGGCAAACAGCACTGAATAATGAACCTGATCGATCAGCACAAATTATGTATGTTTCAGGAACTTGTTAGATTCAAAAGGGTCTAAGGAGAGAGAGCACATGAACTCAACTTCATTTATTCTAGAAACTGAACTTAGGACTCGGTACTAATTAAGTTTGGCTTTCGGAGTTCTTTTCATAAAAATGTCTAAAATCAAACTGAAACAAACATGCATTAAGTGGACAAAAAAGGGGTACAAGTgaagaacaaaaaaaagaagaagaaatacaAGCCTAATGGATGAAGTTCTAACTATAAAGTTAAAGATAAATAAACTTTTCCATCTATTGCATAAGCAAGTTTCTAATGATTGCAGCCTGTGCTGTGTCTGTTGTAGCCAAGAGCTCTGACAAACGCTCACTCAGATCATCAACTTCCCGGTGTAAGCTTCTAATGTAGTTGCATGTCTCTTGCAAGACCTTTGATGCTGAAACCTGAtcaaagcattcacatcactttagTAAAAGAGTTTAATTTACGAACATATACATACATTCTCAACATTCCATACACAATTTGAAATATATAGtaacatttttatattttacttttgtttctctttttcaAAAGCAGAATTTGTTAATGACGAATTCTGAGAACAACTTAAATAAGTGGACGCTACATGCTTAAATCTGAAGGAAAGAACAGAAACCCACCACATGCGAGGAAATTTTTTCCACATCCCTCCTGAGTGAGTGATGCACTCCCAAAAAATTGATTGGTAAGAGATTACTTATAGTATAATAAAATGTGATGTTGTGacgattttaaaatttatattttagtgGTTAATAAAAAGGAGCAGAAGCATATAAATCAGAGAGGACATGGGACAGCTCTGCTAAATGAAATCTCACCAGGAAAATTCTTGGCAAGTTTGCAAGTAAGAAAAGACAGAGAAAGGTTTTTTCTTTGTCTAAAACATTAAGAACATGCATGTAATTTTGAAGGAAGAAATATTTCAGTAGTTCCAAGAAGATTCTCTTTGTTCTTGACTTATTGTCTCAAagatgttttgtttttttcagCTGGGAGAGACTTTGTTGGGGTTCACACGATCCAATCGCTGAAAGTTATTGACCACTTGCATTTGTCAAAAATACATGATCAACTCTTGCAATTTGGAGCATAATGAAAGTGAAAAATCCCAATACAGTTATACATTGGAAAAGAAAATTAGCAACTAGGTTAATATTGTATTCATTATTAAGCTAAGAAATTAAAGATTCATAAGTAGAACTTGTTTGGATCGGGACAAAAAACACTTATTGAAGTTTATCTAGTACATTTTCTATCACAAAAGTTATAATATTAAATGTTCTTTAATCTGTATCCAAAATTGATTCGTAGTCTAAGCAAAGCAAAGAGGTGTTTGAGTTATGTCGAAACGAACCTTGTCAGAGCGCCTCTCACGAATCTCTGGAAGAAGCTGTTGCAACTTGGAGACAAGATCATGGATCTGATCATCGGTGATATTCCTTGAGCTACTTGTTTGCCTTGAACGTGATCTCCTGCTAGACATCCTGTGAATAAACTAATTTAACCCTAAATCAAAACCTAGCAACAATTATATGCTACTAACTACTAGCTTTGGATACTACAACAATATAGTAAGTATTAATTGGTAATGATCAGATATGATAGGTAGTGATAGGGTTATATAGGAAAAAAAGTGtcagacaaaaaaaaatgaaaatggttATAGAGATGGGCAAACAAGATTATAGCCGAAAGAGAAAGAACAAGAGATGGGGGTGGGGTTGTATTGTGTACAAGAAAGACAAGTAATGCATGGGAGAAAGATGAGGGCTATTGTTGTATTTAAATAGGGTTttggagagagagtgagaggagaATCAGTTTTCTAGAGATACCCTATTACCGTCCCAATGTGTTCCCAAATTGGGGTTAGGATTTTCAGATGTACATGTTTCaagtgagagaaagagagtgagCAAGATTGTTCTTTGTTTTTGACCCTCTCAGTCCTGTCAGTCTATACACGCAATACCATGTTATCTAAAGATTTCCAAAACAATGCTAGAGTGCAAACaattactattttatttttgggatattttaattaattaagttcTAGAGTACAGTGATGTGATAAAGAACTTGAGTAATCATCATTTACACTTaattttctcttccatctcattttcacttatttttcttCCTATACAGATTATCTGTTTGAATCTCATATCACATCACTTATTATATTACTCCTGAACCAACTATTATTCGAAAGAAATTGGAACCTTAACCAACCATTAAACTTGAAAATAATTTGCTAAGACCTCATTTTCACTCTCAAGCCCAGATGAAGATAAGAtagtaagaaagaaaaatgaaactataattattaatttttttttataagccaaagaatatattgaaaaaaagtataaggggtacttcaacccaatacaaagaggaagatgatgaaagaAAAGTAACAAGCAACGAAATATAAAACTGAAAAAGagggattttttttataagaataaGAGAAAATGTTTGAAATGAATTATAAGAGATAGTGATAGAGTAGGTGAATTAAAGCTGAAATTCTAACACACATAGGACAGATGTTAAATACAATGTTCCAGACAACGTGTGGAACATACAGGAGCGAAACCACAAAACTAAcacagtaaaaatagaaaaacaataAAGAAGAACAAAAAGAATTGATAAGCTAGTTCAGTGCAATGCCACCTAGCTACTTCTGGGGGGCTTCCACTCGAGAAAGCAAATTCATTATTTATAGTATTAGCACACCCGATCTTAGTTGAACAAACCTTGTTCAATGTCTTCCTACCTAATACTACCCAGTGTTTTatacttagtcctccccctaagtatgagacaTCTCTGAGTTTCTCTCAAttactgccacagtgattgaatCCCAACAATAACAAGAGAATGAAGTTATTGTGAGGCTGATCATATGGAGGTCGTGGAAGTTATCAACGGTAATACTGATGTACAAATTAAATCATTGGTTATGTGGTATCGTTCTTAGGATCCAAAGCATGTTGGTTTCTTAACTCCACGTTCCtcaagagtggtggtggtgctggaaagtgatggtgatgatggcggTGGCAGTAGTAATGGCGGTGGCAGTAAATGGAGATGGTTTTGGCGGTAGTGGTAGTAGTGAGTCATGACAGTATGTAGTTATGGTGGCAATGACGATggcggtggaggcggtggttgtggtggtggtggaggatggtCGAGGTGTGGTCGTAGATGGTGTTGGTGGAGAGTATTGTCGTGGTGGAAGTATTGTAAGGAAGTGGTAGCGGTGGTAACGACAGTGGAAGGTAAttgtgatgatggtggtgataGTGAGTGGTGGCAGCGATAGTGCTGGTTGCAGTGGTGGAGgtgacggtggcggtggtgagtGGCAATGGTAGTGGTGATAACGATGGCGACAATGGTGGAgtgtggtggtgacggtggcgGGGGAggatggtggtggcgatgggggtgggggtggaggtggaggatgtggtggtggtggtggtggtgatggtggatggtggtagtgagggtggagggtggtggtggtggcggtggtggtggaggatggtGGTGGGATGGAGTGTGGTGCTGGTGGTGgctgttgaaggtatgaaaaacgatagaaagggggggtttgaatagcgttttcagaataaaaacttctcacttaagattttaacaaatctttcgaaacacaagtaaagtgcttaagataagagatgagaaaagcacacaaggattttatcctggttcacttgatgaatcactcaagctagtccagtacacccgtgaaggtgatttcttccttcttagaatgaaggcaatccactaatcagagatttattacaactgcacttgaaacctacaagtgactaacaatacactgacttagctcacactaagattcactctcttagtcttctctaggattcgatcaaccttgatctcctaaaggtaaactaaacaactgtttaagaaatattgtttacaaagaaattgcttctgaaaagcttgtagtaaacacaatgaattcaatgaagaaataatgcttagaagatttgaatattgcttgcgcgtgtatttttcttccaaccgcatctttcagtcttcagcctctatatatactccaaggattagggtttgaacattgcatgggaatgctaccgttggagggcagatctgggatttccagcttctgctgtggctgagaatgttaggttaggtcgtcaggatagtacacttgcttttgtactttggatagtgacgtgacctttaaccttgttgacttctgatcagaggaatgcttcgtgttggaacttgtgaagcttgttgatcagagtcagagggaagcatggatcctctgaccgttgtaccttctgattttgaactcagaggagaagtacttggtcttcagagccagtttgcttctggacttcagagtcttcacttttcagcttctggatcttcagagtcttctgcaccatcagaacttctgagccttcagagtgtctgggttatcagaacgtctggctcttcagaacttcaagtgagctgagtccatatcagagcttgattaacttcagatcttctgaagcttttctactgttcagattgaacatagagattgcgaaagcgttgctagggtcactctttaagcaaagtgcttctgatttgtgtgagattatgttaaggtcagagcctgttaagagcacactcagaaaacacgttagagtaccataattgttcatactaaagtgttaacttgtaatcatcaaaacatagagttgtactacatgatcaaaacttgatcttacaatctccccctttttgatgatgacaaaaccaagtattttgatgaacaattcttaaacaataaactgaattcactcagagtttagagaaatagaattagatttatcctgatgtgaatggtttattttgctcattctgaatccaagtcacagcttgattatgagcttagctccccctgaatctaagacttaatgaaaacgttagtgatatctagattcagagctaaataatagaagagttcagagtgaaaacgcatgacatagatgaaatgaaaaaaatatcagagcgcataagtattcagagtcacgagtagggtatcagagtcaaccaatatcacttcagaagaagtgaaatgtattccttgtatttgcccagtgacacatctatggtcataatggtggaactcttaaattctccaaaagaaaaagaaatcacaataacacagcttacacatcaaaaactgggttatactccccctttttgtcataagcaaaaagcttggggtgtgaaaaacttagcttgaagtacaaggtactcccccttagagaaggtctaagttttaaaAAGATCGAGAAGGAATGAGTAGAGAAGCGCCAAGAGtgtaggagaatgaggaaggatcctccattctagaaaAATGCAGATGTATGATGATGGAATATgtaattgagttatgatatataaagaaattttttttttcagatatATGTTGTGTTAAATGCAAGAAGAAAGGCGAAATAAATAATCACATAACGCAATAAAGAAACTAAAAACATAGAAACAAATAACTAAAGGTTTATCAAACAAGGAAGAAAACGAGaaagatcctaagactaaggttttGCAGTGCGACGAAGGAGTTCTTGAATAGCTTCATTCATGCTGGACAAGAGAGCCTCATGAGAattaagacgttgttccaaaatagcAAGTCTGGAAGatcttggctgagtagaactggatgGAATATCCTGAAGATCGtcttgagcagagtgaggaTCTTGAGTGGAGTGTGAAGCAGCACTTGTGAGAGGCACTGGTGCAACctcatcttcttgttctttATTGCGTTATGCCTGTAGCCTCtcagcttctttcagagcttctaaccttgcattCTCAAGTCGTTCAGCTTCTTGACGCGCAACctcatcttcttgttctttcttctttctagctTCCTCAATAGCATCAAGTAACTCAACCCttagttgttgttcatgcatagccactcttctgttgaaacgctgcctagcagcttcaATCCTCTGACCCCTTGCAGCTGTGAGATGCTCATCAAGATAGAAACTTGAGCAATCATCCAATCACGCAGATgatcccattcttcagcaacagagtcagggttCTCATGAAgttcagtgtgaccttgcacattgcgaaccattaatgatgcttcataattaaacacactgatgcactcaagaagggagttggGTTTAAGATATGTATAGGAAACAATGGAGAGATtagtttcaggagaagtgggatGATTACTGCTATttgcttcagaagcaccttgaggagaaccaacatctagagtttggacgtttgaagtgttgatctcaaggttaggctgagaggtctcaagcttagggtttggagatctaaccgaggaatggttTGAGACCGAGTTTTCTGGTTGGACATTTTCTGGTTGTGAGGGAAGTGCTGGTTGTACAGGAAGAGATGAAGGGGATGCTGCATTCAGAGGGACCACTGGAATAGGATGATCTGGATCAACTAgtcgttctggtctaggtccaggatatgTCCTTGGGCTAGGAATGGTCTGATAGTACTCAGGGATAGCAGACTCTTTCTGTTtcgcaatttgatcaaattggcgaatggattcagagttatttgagggtgaggagtcggcaacatttgtgggaaaggatacagagggacaaggaGCAGTAGTGTCTGTATCAGTTGTTCTGCGAGCAGGATGATCTGATGCTCTAcagacagagtgatcagaggttctgggttcatggtGAGATTGGTCagaaataatgggttcagaggcttgtggattatattgaatggttataggtgaggtaggttcagagggtttgGGAGTCTGAAAGCATATTCCcaagaggtgcttcttcatcagagggttgaaagaatgaagatctaggtgagGTAGTTGGAGAGGGGTtttggtcagctggttgagactcttgaaTGGGAGAGAGTGAGGTGGCAGTGCGATTTAGAAGGGCAGAAATTGGTAGTGCATCAAATGcgtttaaatcatcatcattaaatgaaatagcaaacttacttgatgatttcactgcagaccgagtaaccctggcaggagcctcagttctggttacctcaacagctggttccacacgagtttGCGTCTCCACAATTCTCACTTGCTTCTTcaacttctttggtggaggagcatcatcatcatcagatgGAGCGTCTGGCTTGGAgggttcctcatgcttcctcttaggcttttcATTATTCTTCCTCTAATcaacaccatcagagggatcagtctcttcagaggattcctctataattaatcttctcttcttcttcttcttcttgggaggagaatcaaattcTGGAGCTGGAGGCAGGGTTCTGAAAAACTCATCCACATCTACTTCAAAACCTTGTTCCCTCAGATCAGCTAGATAGTGCAAGATAGCAACTGGGTCATCAGCTTTGGACCATAGAGGGTAATCAGTCAAAGGGACTCTTCTTTGTCGGACTTCATCAGAGGTGTCTTCATGAACAGGTTCAACCTTTGTTTTAATCAATCCCATCTTTTTCATGGACGTggaagtgaagacatcaccaacaatagtcgtcagatcctctgtgcagcctgcTTTAGTCAGATCTTCTATCAATTTGCTTTCCAGAAAGAAGTCtgagagcaatcttccaaaaggaatgtatctgATTGCAGACTTTGGAAAAGCAGTTGTCCtagacttcttgatgcactctttgagataagagaacagaaagaaaggaaggcagatcttcttgcggtcctgaatgaagaaaagcatcactttctgacataaattgatgtaatctggggagcttccctttggcctttgattgatgcaatgcagaagaatcttgtgccaaatcctcagcttaggatgaagttctACCACTTTGCAATCACTCTTGCCTGACTTCcagtttgtgtagagagcttgGTTAACAACTTCTTTGGTCTTgagtttcacctttgattccgacagttggaatctgtagcctgtaCTGGTAttttcacccagaagatcaacgaTTGATTTCTCCGTGATGATAATTCTTCTGCCAGCGATGTAGGAGACTACTTGGttatcatcacagtcggcatgtttccagaattcctttaccaatttgatgtagactggaccaggaagcctgttgaagtattcttcccagccttgagcttttacttcaggacgaagatcaaacccgttggcagcaatgttgtcaagatcaaatcttcattcagcaagaacctggagttcatcaGGAGAGTAGACACA
This is a stretch of genomic DNA from Lotus japonicus ecotype B-129 chromosome 1, LjGifu_v1.2. It encodes these proteins:
- the LOC130739764 gene encoding transcription factor PRE3-like; its protein translation is MSSRRSRSRQTSSSRNITDDQIHDLVSKLQQLLPEIRERRSDKVSASKVLQETCNYIRSLHREVDDLSERLSELLATTDTAQAAIIRNLLMQ